Sequence from the Bdellovibrionota bacterium genome:
GATGAGCCCGGGCGCTGTAACGGCGATTAAAGTCGGTCTCATTGTCGGCTTTTTGGTGGGTGTTCCCGGAAACGTGGCTGCCGTCGCATGGTCGACGATCGGAAAGTTCGTTCCGTTCGTTACTTGCCTGGCCGCGTTCGCCGAATGTATCGGCGGAACGCTCATCGCGGGCGCGCTGTATCAACCCAAACCCACTTCCCGTACGTAAGGCTCAACGAAAACCGCAGCGCTTCTTCCGAGAGTGGCTGGCAGCCGATCTGAAACCAATAGTTGAGTTTTAGTTTGATTCAAAGTACTATTTTAGTATGAAGGCAACTACCATAAAACTTGAAGGAAAAATACTTTCCGAACTGGATGCCATAAAGCCACCAACCAAGAGCCTCACGGCCTTTATTCGGGAAATCCTCCTGCGGGATATCGAACGAAGAAAACTTCGTGACGCGGGGGAACGCTACTCGAATTTTCTCAACGAAAATCAACGAGAGCGCGAATGGCTGGAGGATTGGGAGTCTGTGGATCTCGTCCATCCTCCAAAGAAAAGGAAAGCATGAAACGAGGCACGATATGTTGGGTGAACTTAGAGGACAGCTCTCCGCCCGAGTTCGGGAAGGTTCGACCCGGACTCATTGTTTCGAATTCAGAACAAAATGAGCATCTGCCCACGGTTGTCATCCTCCCGCTTTCCACCCAGCCGCCGAACATTTGGCCTTTGCGACTAGAGATACCGCTGCCTACAGGCAAAAAATCATTTGTTGTTGTTCCCGGCATCCGACAGGTCGCCAAATCCAGATTGGAAGGCTCATTGGGATTAGCCGCCTCAACCATTATGGAAAGGATTTCAGAAGCGATCCGGCTTTACTTAGACGACTGAAATAACGTCTCATCGACGGTGAAACCCTGTGTTTGGTCCGTCACGGGAGATGGTTCCGTTATCGTTTCAGGGCATTTCCTACTTTACTCACGAGTAAAATAGGATTATACCTATTTTAATCATGAACTCCCGCTCGCGCTATCCAGAAAAGCAGATCCGTCGAGACCTCGCGTCCAAAATGGTCTTTTTAGGGGGCCCGCGGCAGGTCGGGAAAACAACCCTCGCCCTAAGATTCCTTCAGAAGGGTTCCGTTCGGCATCCCGCTTATCTCAGCTGGGATGATCCCCACGCCAGGGAAAACATCATGCGGGGCACGTTGCCTTCAAACGAGCCGCTCGTCATTTTCGATGAAGTTCACAAATTTGCACGCTGGCGAAATCTATTGAAGGGGTTATTCGACACCAACCGAGGGTTGAGACAGTTCCTCGTCACTGGCTCGGCGCGCCTGGATCTCTACCGACGCGGAGGAGACTCGCTTCAGGGTCGCTACCACTATCACCGCCTGCATCCCTTTTCTCTTAACGAGATGAATCCCAAATCGTCGCCATCCGATCTGAAGGACCTCCTTACGTTCGGAGGCTTTCCCGAACCGCTGTTTAAGGGAAATTTCACCGAGTGGCGCCGCTGGCAGCGGGAGCGACGAACTCGCGTGGTTCGGGACGATCTTCGCGATTTGGAGCGTGTGCGCGAACTGAGTCTTATTGAATTGTTGCTCAGCGCTCTTCCGGCGCGCGTGGGGTCCCCCCTGTCCATCAAGAGCCTTGCCGAGGATTTGCAAGTGGCCCACGACACGGTGGACCGATGGCTCGACATTTTGGAACGGCTCTACGTGTGCTACCGGATCTCGCCTTACGGATCACCTCAGATTCGCGCGGTCAAGAAGGAACGCAAACTTTACTTTTGGGACTGGTCGGAAACTCCCGAAGGCGGACCGCGCCTGGAGAATCTGGTGGCCTCGCACCTCCTTAAATTCTGTCATTTCAAAGAAGATACGGAGGGATTCGATATGGAACTGCGGTATCTTCGGGATATCGATAAACGGGAAGTGGATTTCGTCGTCCTTCAGGACCGTAAGCCGCTTTTTGCGGTAGAGTGTAAATCGGGAGAAAGAGAAATCTCTTCGGCGATCCGCTATTTTCAGCAGCGCGTCTCGATTCCCCGGTTTTTTCAAGTGCATTTGGGAGATCGTGACTTCGAAGACTCCTCAGGACGGATCCGCGTCCTTCCCTTCTTGAAATTCTGCCGGGAAATGGAGCTGCCATAGTCGTGCTTCTTTACTTCACCGCTTGAAATAACGTCTCATCGACGGTGAAACCCTGCGCCTTGGCATCGGCCAAGAAGCTGGGAAGGGTTCCGGTCGGAACGTGGCGCCCGACGAGCTTTCCTTTGTCATCGACTTTCTGCGTTTGAAAGACAAAGAGATCGTTGACTACATATTGGCCGTCGTCGGTCAATTCCCGCACTTCCGAGATATGCGTGATCCGCCGCGAGCCGTCCCGAAACCGGGCTGCTTGAACGACGATTTCGATCGCCGTGGCCACCTGGTTCCGCAACGCCCGCAACGGAAGGTTGACGTCGGACATCAAAGCGAGCGTTTCGAGCCGGGCGAGCGCGCTCTTGGGCGTATTGGCGTGAATCGTCGCCATCGATCCGGAATGACCCGTATTAAGGGCCTGCAAGAGATCCAGCGCTTCCCCTCCCCTTACCTCCCCAACGACGATCCGATCCGGCCGCATTCGAAGCGAGGCCCGCAGCAGATCTCGGATGGTCACTCCCCCTTCCCCGTTCGCTTCCGGCGGCCTCGTTTCCATCGGAAGGACATGTTCCTGTTGAAGCTGCAGCTCGCTTGAATCCTCGATCACAATGATTCTTTGATCGGGCGGGATCAGCGTAGAAATGACATTCAGCAGCGTCGTCTTTCCGGACGAAGTGCCCCCCGACACGATGATGTTCTTGGCCAGGGCCACGCAGAGGTTGAGAAATTTCGCCATCCCGATCGAAAGAGCCCCGACATCCACCAACTGTTTCATGGCCAGCGTGTGCTGGCCGAACTTCCGGATCGAAACGTAAATTCCCCGGCGGGCACAGGGGGGAATCATGACGTGCACACGGGAGCCGTCCGGCAAGCGGGCGTCCATCATGGGGTTGGTGGCGTCGATCGTGCGCCCTACGGCCTGGGAAAGGCGCCGCACCGCGGCCATAAGTTGTTCCTCGTCTTCGAAGGCCGATTTCGTCTTGTAGATTTTCCCTTTCTTCTCGACGTAGATTTCCGCCGGGCCGTTGACCATGATTTCGCTGACGTCCGGGTCGGTCAGATAGGCCGCAATCGGCCGTAGAAATCCCGTCGTCGCTTCCGAAAAGAAATCCGCCATAGTGGCTCTATATATATCAGGGTTGCGTATATCAATCCGCTGCGGCAGATTAGGTATTAATGAAAGGCTCTCGTTCTTGTTTTCTACTAGCGATCGTCCTTCTGAGTTTGGGCGGCTGCGTTTTGAAATCGGAGCACGAAAAAACTCTCGCGGAGAATGCCCGCCTCT
This genomic interval carries:
- a CDS encoding CpaF family protein; its protein translation is MADFFSEATTGFLRPIAAYLTDPDVSEIMVNGPAEIYVEKKGKIYKTKSAFEDEEQLMAAVRRLSQAVGRTIDATNPMMDARLPDGSRVHVMIPPCARRGIYVSIRKFGQHTLAMKQLVDVGALSIGMAKFLNLCVALAKNIIVSGGTSSGKTTLLNVISTLIPPDQRIIVIEDSSELQLQQEHVLPMETRPPEANGEGGVTIRDLLRASLRMRPDRIVVGEVRGGEALDLLQALNTGHSGSMATIHANTPKSALARLETLALMSDVNLPLRALRNQVATAIEIVVQAARFRDGSRRITHISEVRELTDDGQYVVNDLFVFQTQKVDDKGKLVGRHVPTGTLPSFLADAKAQGFTVDETLFQAVK
- a CDS encoding ATP-binding protein; translation: MNSRSRYPEKQIRRDLASKMVFLGGPRQVGKTTLALRFLQKGSVRHPAYLSWDDPHARENIMRGTLPSNEPLVIFDEVHKFARWRNLLKGLFDTNRGLRQFLVTGSARLDLYRRGGDSLQGRYHYHRLHPFSLNEMNPKSSPSDLKDLLTFGGFPEPLFKGNFTEWRRWQRERRTRVVRDDLRDLERVRELSLIELLLSALPARVGSPLSIKSLAEDLQVAHDTVDRWLDILERLYVCYRISPYGSPQIRAVKKERKLYFWDWSETPEGGPRLENLVASHLLKFCHFKEDTEGFDMELRYLRDIDKREVDFVVLQDRKPLFAVECKSGEREISSAIRYFQQRVSIPRFFQVHLGDRDFEDSSGRIRVLPFLKFCREMELP